One stretch of Caldinitratiruptor microaerophilus DNA includes these proteins:
- a CDS encoding TatD family hydrolase, which yields MLFDTHCHLHHPRFDADRAEALARAREAGVTRLLLVGTSVEDARAALELAEQHKGVFVAAGVHPEGAARWDGGTRRALLDLCRHPRVRAIGEVGLDYHWDYPRADQERAFRAQIRLAREVGLPLVIHDRDAHADVLRILEEEGAGEVGGILHCFSAGWPEAERGLSLGFALGIGGPVTYPRNDALRAVVRQVPADRLVLETDSPYLAPQARRGQRNEPAFVRFVAEAVAAERGLSFEEVARLTSGNGARILRLDGAP from the coding sequence ATGCTCTTCGACACCCACTGCCACCTCCACCACCCGCGGTTCGACGCCGACCGGGCCGAGGCGCTGGCACGGGCCCGGGAGGCGGGTGTCACCCGGCTCCTCCTCGTCGGAACCTCGGTCGAGGACGCCCGCGCGGCCCTCGAGCTGGCTGAGCAGCACAAGGGCGTGTTCGTGGCGGCCGGCGTCCATCCCGAGGGAGCGGCCCGCTGGGACGGCGGTACCCGGCGGGCCCTCCTGGACCTGTGCCGGCATCCCAGGGTGCGGGCGATCGGGGAGGTGGGGCTCGACTACCACTGGGACTACCCCCGCGCCGACCAGGAGCGGGCCTTCCGTGCCCAGATCCGCCTGGCCCGGGAGGTGGGCCTGCCGCTCGTGATCCACGACCGGGACGCCCATGCCGACGTGCTGCGGATCCTGGAGGAGGAGGGGGCGGGCGAGGTGGGCGGCATCCTGCACTGCTTCTCGGCTGGCTGGCCCGAGGCCGAGCGGGGGCTGTCGCTGGGATTTGCGCTGGGCATCGGCGGGCCCGTCACCTACCCCCGGAACGACGCCCTGCGGGCGGTGGTGCGCCAGGTGCCGGCCGACCGCCTGGTGCTGGAGACCGACAGCCCGTACCTGGCGCCCCAGGCCCGCCGCGGGCAGCGCAACGAGCCGGCCTTCGTCCGCTTCGTGGCGGAGGCCGTGGCCGCCGAGCGGGGGCTCTCGTTCGAGGAAGTCGCGCGCCTGACCTCCGGCAACGGTGCCCGCATCCTCCGCCTGGACGGCGCTCCGTAG
- a CDS encoding ubiquitin-like domain-containing protein: MGTVEIVAPAGGGRKPLVTPFRLAVLGGAVLLGLSLSLVTAALRETHTVHLTVAGEGVDTFRTRARTVEQALRQAGVELGPRDRVEPAPATRLRKDTTITVARAVPIRVRADGREWETWAWAPTVGQALVAAGIRLGPLDRVEPAPETPLTGAGGAPREIRVLRVREEETTQVVELPFGTVKREDWNLPAGQQQEIRAGIPGEKELTIRTRYEDGVAVSRTVVAERVTRPPVDRVVAVGTAGTVSRGGQTLRYRQVLRMVATAYAPGDGYTPGTRTAKGLRAGRGVVAVDPRVIPLGTRLYIDGYGPAVAGDTGGSIRGNRIDLGFDTPSEARAFGRRTVTVYVLAR, translated from the coding sequence GTGGGCACCGTGGAGATCGTCGCGCCCGCCGGGGGCGGCCGGAAGCCGCTTGTCACCCCGTTTCGGTTGGCCGTCCTCGGGGGCGCCGTCCTTCTCGGGCTTTCCCTCTCCCTCGTGACCGCTGCTCTCCGCGAGACACACACGGTCCACCTGACCGTGGCGGGAGAGGGAGTGGACACCTTCCGGACGCGGGCCCGGACGGTCGAGCAGGCCCTGCGCCAGGCCGGGGTGGAGCTGGGCCCGCGCGACCGCGTCGAGCCCGCGCCGGCGACGCGCCTCCGGAAGGATACGACCATCACGGTCGCGCGGGCGGTACCCATCCGCGTGCGCGCCGACGGCCGGGAGTGGGAAACCTGGGCCTGGGCTCCCACCGTGGGTCAGGCCCTCGTCGCGGCCGGAATCCGCCTGGGACCCCTGGACCGCGTGGAGCCGGCGCCGGAGACACCACTGACGGGTGCGGGAGGCGCCCCCCGGGAGATCCGGGTGTTGCGCGTCCGGGAGGAAGAGACCACCCAGGTCGTGGAACTACCTTTCGGGACCGTGAAGCGAGAGGACTGGAACCTCCCTGCGGGCCAGCAGCAGGAGATCCGGGCCGGCATCCCCGGGGAGAAGGAACTGACCATCCGGACCCGCTACGAGGACGGGGTGGCGGTGAGCCGGACGGTCGTGGCCGAGCGGGTGACGCGCCCGCCCGTGGACCGCGTTGTGGCGGTGGGCACCGCCGGCACCGTCTCCCGCGGCGGGCAGACGCTCCGGTACCGGCAGGTGCTGCGGATGGTCGCCACCGCGTACGCCCCCGGCGACGGGTACACCCCGGGCACCCGGACGGCGAAGGGGCTGAGGGCCGGGCGGGGCGTGGTGGCCGTCGACCCCCGCGTGATCCCGCTCGGGACCCGTCTCTACATCGACGGGTACGGCCCGGCGGTGGCGGGGGACACGGGGGGATCCATCCGGGGGAACCGCATCGATCTCGGGTTTGACACGCCCTCCGAGGCGCGGGCCTTCGGCCGGCGCACGGTGACCGTGTACGTCCTGGCGCGGTGA
- the rsmA gene encoding 16S rRNA (adenine(1518)-N(6)/adenine(1519)-N(6))-dimethyltransferase RsmA, with product MEQFDPASVRSIRAWLEARGLRPRRGLGQHFLVDRRVVDRIVAAVEPAPGDLVLEIGPGPGILTRALVEAGARVVAVELDRQLAALLRDTLPAAGAPGTVEVVEGDALKVDLAGLLAARLRPGARARVAANLPYYITSPLLFRLLEEDLPLERIVVMVQREVADRILAPPGTRAYAALSVAVAYHAEARLVARVPPGAFWPPPSVDSAVVLLRLRERPPVATPREALFRVVRAAFGQRRKTLLRALAGGLRLDGDVVARALARAGVDGTRRGETLSLAEFAAVADALAGTGGHTG from the coding sequence TTGGAGCAGTTCGATCCGGCGAGCGTCCGGTCGATCCGGGCCTGGCTCGAGGCGCGGGGGCTGCGCCCGCGCCGCGGGCTGGGTCAGCACTTCCTCGTGGACCGCCGCGTCGTGGATCGGATCGTGGCGGCGGTGGAGCCGGCCCCAGGGGACCTGGTGCTCGAGATCGGCCCGGGGCCGGGGATCCTCACCCGGGCCCTCGTGGAGGCCGGCGCCCGGGTGGTGGCCGTCGAGCTGGACCGCCAGCTTGCGGCCTTGCTGCGGGACACCCTGCCCGCCGCCGGGGCGCCCGGCACGGTCGAAGTGGTGGAGGGCGACGCCCTGAAGGTGGACCTGGCAGGCCTTCTCGCCGCGCGCCTCCGGCCCGGCGCGCGCGCCCGCGTGGCGGCGAACCTTCCGTACTACATCACCTCGCCGCTTCTCTTCCGGCTGCTCGAGGAAGACTTACCCCTGGAGCGGATCGTGGTCATGGTCCAGCGGGAGGTGGCCGACCGCATCCTGGCGCCGCCGGGCACGCGGGCCTATGCCGCCCTGAGCGTCGCCGTCGCCTACCACGCCGAGGCCCGGCTCGTCGCCCGGGTCCCGCCGGGGGCGTTCTGGCCGCCTCCGTCGGTGGACTCCGCGGTGGTGCTGCTCCGGCTGCGGGAGCGCCCCCCGGTGGCTACCCCGCGGGAGGCGCTCTTCCGGGTGGTGCGGGCAGCGTTCGGACAGCGGCGGAAGACCCTGCTCCGCGCGCTCGCCGGCGGGCTCCGGCTCGACGGCGACGTCGTGGCCCGGGCGCTGGCGCGGGCGGGGGTGGACGGCACCCGGCGGGGAGAAACCCTGTCACTGGCGGAGTTCGCCGCGGTGGCCGACGCCCTCGCCGGGACGGGCGGACACACGGGCTGA
- a CDS encoding ribonuclease H-like YkuK family protein has translation MKEEPFISPSRGPLSFDAMVADIFQFIAADPTARYKLIVGTDSQARDDVTFVTAVIVHRLGKGARYYYRRRVQPKITSLRQKIFYETAISLTLADRLARRVREAGDPSLNVEIHLDVGNGGETRDLIREVTGMVTGSGFRAEIKPYSYGASKVADRYTK, from the coding sequence ATGAAGGAGGAACCGTTCATAAGCCCGAGCCGCGGGCCGCTCAGCTTCGACGCGATGGTGGCGGACATCTTCCAGTTCATCGCGGCGGACCCGACCGCGCGTTACAAGCTCATCGTCGGCACGGACTCGCAGGCACGGGACGACGTGACCTTCGTGACGGCGGTGATCGTGCACCGGCTCGGCAAGGGGGCCCGGTACTACTACCGCCGTCGCGTTCAGCCGAAGATCACCAGCCTCCGGCAGAAGATCTTCTACGAGACGGCGATCTCCCTGACGCTGGCGGACCGGCTCGCCCGCCGGGTCCGGGAGGCAGGGGACCCCTCCCTGAACGTGGAGATCCACCTGGACGTGGGCAACGGCGGGGAGACCCGGGACCTGATCCGCGAGGTCACGGGCATGGTCACCGGGTCCGGCTTCCGCGCGGAGATCAAGCCGTACTCGTACGGCGCTTCCAAGGTCGCCGACCGGTACACCAAGTGA
- a CDS encoding Veg family protein has protein sequence MAPKSVLAEIKRDLDSYVGARIRLKANKGRKKVLEREGVLEQTYPNIFVVRLDEGDLGERRVSYSYTDLLTEAVELVVYDAGKETKIECHGR, from the coding sequence GTGGCCCCCAAGAGCGTCCTGGCTGAGATCAAGCGGGATCTGGACTCGTATGTCGGTGCCCGGATCCGCCTCAAGGCGAACAAGGGCCGCAAGAAGGTGCTCGAACGCGAGGGCGTCCTCGAACAGACCTACCCCAACATCTTCGTGGTCAGGCTCGACGAGGGCGACCTCGGCGAACGCCGTGTATCGTACAGTTACACCGACCTGCTCACGGAAGCCGTGGAACTGGTCGTCTACGATGCCGGCAAGGAAACCAAGATCGAGTGCCACGGCCGCTGA
- a CDS encoding 4-(cytidine 5'-diphospho)-2-C-methyl-D-erythritol kinase, translating to MREDGPPAPGAIRLEARAKLNLVLEVVGRRPDGYHEIRSVIAPLDLADTVTVERLEEPAGSLELEVDPPGVVGEADNLALRAARLMRDAAGVPDAGARIRIAKRIPVAAGLGGGSTDAAAVLLALNRLWGLGWPAERLQALGARLGADVPACLRGVLGETVLAEGVGERVTTLPPAPRLHVVLATPEATWPGPKTRTVYAAYRPPGIGARAEQAVAALRRGDTAGLLAAVANDLEPGAAALVPAIRHLREAFLSAGAPVVAMAGAGPTVFALAPDPALAERLAAAARPLARAIHVTATGDVLP from the coding sequence GTGAGGGAGGACGGACCCCCCGCGCCGGGCGCCATCCGCCTGGAGGCGCGCGCCAAGCTCAACCTCGTGCTGGAGGTGGTGGGCCGGCGGCCGGACGGGTACCACGAGATCCGCTCGGTCATCGCCCCGCTCGACCTGGCGGACACCGTCACCGTGGAGCGGCTGGAGGAGCCGGCGGGCAGCCTCGAGCTGGAGGTCGACCCCCCGGGCGTGGTCGGGGAGGCGGACAACCTCGCGCTACGCGCCGCCCGCCTGATGCGGGACGCAGCCGGAGTGCCGGACGCCGGGGCGCGGATCCGCATCGCGAAGCGGATCCCCGTGGCCGCGGGGTTGGGCGGGGGTAGCACCGACGCCGCGGCAGTGCTCCTGGCCCTGAACCGCCTGTGGGGTCTGGGCTGGCCGGCGGAGCGGCTGCAGGCGCTTGGCGCCCGCCTCGGAGCCGACGTCCCCGCCTGCCTCCGGGGCGTCCTGGGGGAGACGGTGCTGGCGGAGGGGGTCGGGGAGCGGGTGACCACGCTCCCGCCGGCACCCCGCCTGCACGTGGTGCTGGCCACTCCGGAGGCGACGTGGCCGGGGCCGAAGACCCGCACCGTCTACGCAGCGTACCGCCCGCCGGGGATCGGAGCACGGGCGGAGCAGGCGGTGGCCGCCCTGCGCAGAGGGGACACGGCCGGCCTGCTGGCGGCCGTCGCCAACGACCTCGAGCCCGGCGCGGCCGCACTCGTGCCGGCGATTCGCCACCTGCGCGAGGCCTTCCTGTCGGCCGGCGCCCCGGTGGTGGCCATGGCCGGCGCCGGCCCCACCGTCTTCGCCCTCGCCCCCGACCCCGCTCTGGCGGAACGCCTCGCGGCCGCCGCCCGCCCCCTCGCCCGGGCGATCCACGTCACAGCGACGGGGGACGTGCTACCCTGA
- a CDS encoding HAMP domain-containing sensor histidine kinase has protein sequence MRLGTSIRAKLLAAMLLLGFIPLSAGAGSLILGWRVLTRVTQEFVGRVPVAASTRIEELLYFRYVDIAHWARLDVVADPAAREAQSRLFAEIVSLYRPYAWVGLVDPSGRVVSASDPASAGADLSEAPWFRTARAEFAGVPAGNPAGGAGGATSWGELPVSVSDVHPLEPGDGQPVVGFTTPVRDRAGRLQGYLHSEVWLSFVVRHVLSLQPTPGARALLLDRAGRVLADNHGPRPVGDASPALPGWGVGVEDLLRLRAVQAALRGDTGVLRERVGQQDALVGFVPMRGYGPYRGLGWSLLLFLPVSEAYAAIWDQARFTAAILLVGLLLVIAVAVVLSRQMSAPVLRLAGIARRAEAGELVCDFPASGTRDEIAELTESFRGMVRAIGRKQSELEEANRRLEEANRQLEEANRLQSEFLTNVTHESRTPLTAVLAATEMLRQEVVGPLGPRQLRYVESIEANARRALEWINNLLDLARAEAGRMEFRPMAVDVPEVARRAREALEGPMGQKGLACREEWEPDLPAVRADPERLQQVLLNLLGNAVKFTPEGGSIAMGARRDGPAAVSIYVRDTGIGIPPEEQERIFEKFHQVDTRLSRRYPGTGVGLALVRRLVELHGGTIRVWSRPGEGAEFTVTLPVAAPERVPAAGGDHDVGAADPRRG, from the coding sequence ATGCGGCTGGGGACGAGCATCCGCGCCAAGCTCCTCGCCGCCATGCTGCTGCTCGGTTTCATCCCCCTCAGTGCCGGGGCCGGCAGCCTCATCCTGGGCTGGCGGGTGCTCACGCGGGTCACCCAGGAGTTCGTCGGCCGCGTGCCCGTGGCCGCCTCGACCCGGATCGAGGAGCTGCTCTATTTCCGCTACGTGGACATCGCCCACTGGGCCCGCCTGGACGTCGTGGCCGACCCGGCGGCGCGCGAGGCGCAAAGCCGCCTCTTCGCCGAGATCGTCAGCCTCTACCGCCCGTACGCCTGGGTGGGGCTCGTCGACCCTTCGGGGCGCGTGGTTTCCGCCTCCGACCCGGCCTCCGCCGGCGCGGACCTCTCCGAGGCGCCATGGTTCCGCACGGCCAGGGCCGAGTTCGCCGGCGTTCCGGCCGGCAACCCGGCGGGCGGCGCCGGTGGGGCAACGTCCTGGGGTGAGCTGCCGGTATCCGTCTCCGACGTGCACCCGCTCGAGCCCGGGGACGGACAGCCGGTGGTGGGGTTCACCACACCCGTCCGGGACCGGGCGGGCCGGCTGCAGGGGTACCTGCACTCCGAGGTGTGGCTCTCCTTCGTGGTCCGCCACGTCCTCTCGCTCCAGCCCACGCCGGGCGCGCGGGCCTTGCTGTTGGACCGGGCGGGCCGGGTGCTGGCGGATAACCACGGCCCACGGCCCGTGGGGGATGCCTCGCCCGCCCTTCCGGGTTGGGGGGTGGGCGTGGAGGACCTCCTGCGGCTGCGGGCGGTCCAGGCGGCGCTGCGGGGCGACACGGGCGTCCTCCGGGAGCGGGTGGGCCAGCAGGACGCGCTGGTGGGATTCGTGCCGATGCGGGGTTACGGGCCCTACCGGGGGCTCGGCTGGTCGCTGCTCCTCTTCCTGCCGGTCAGCGAGGCCTACGCCGCCATCTGGGACCAGGCCCGCTTCACCGCGGCGATCCTGCTGGTCGGGCTTCTGCTGGTGATCGCCGTGGCCGTGGTGCTGTCCCGCCAGATGAGCGCGCCCGTGCTGCGGCTGGCCGGAATCGCCCGGCGGGCGGAGGCGGGCGAGCTCGTCTGCGACTTTCCGGCCTCGGGAACCCGGGACGAGATCGCCGAGCTGACCGAGAGCTTCCGGGGGATGGTCCGGGCGATCGGCCGCAAGCAATCGGAGCTGGAGGAGGCGAACCGCCGGCTCGAGGAGGCGAACCGGCAGCTCGAGGAGGCCAACCGCCTGCAGTCCGAGTTCCTCACCAACGTCACCCACGAGTCCCGGACCCCGCTGACCGCCGTCCTGGCGGCCACGGAGATGCTGCGCCAGGAGGTGGTCGGCCCCCTGGGACCGCGCCAGCTGCGCTACGTGGAAAGCATCGAGGCGAACGCCCGGCGGGCGCTGGAGTGGATCAACAACCTCCTCGACCTCGCCCGGGCGGAAGCGGGGCGGATGGAGTTCCGGCCCATGGCCGTCGACGTCCCCGAGGTCGCTCGGCGGGCCCGGGAAGCCCTGGAGGGGCCGATGGGCCAGAAGGGGCTCGCCTGCCGCGAGGAGTGGGAGCCGGACCTCCCGGCGGTGCGGGCCGACCCCGAGCGCCTGCAGCAGGTCCTCCTCAACCTCCTCGGCAACGCCGTGAAGTTCACCCCCGAGGGCGGGTCGATCGCGATGGGAGCCCGGCGGGACGGTCCGGCCGCCGTGTCCATCTACGTTCGGGACACGGGGATCGGCATTCCCCCCGAGGAGCAGGAGCGCATCTTCGAGAAATTCCACCAGGTGGACACGCGGCTGTCGCGCCGCTACCCGGGTACGGGCGTGGGCCTGGCCCTGGTGCGCCGGCTGGTGGAGTTGCACGGTGGCACGATCCGGGTATGGAGCCGGCCGGGCGAGGGCGCCGAGTTCACCGTCACGTTGCCGGTGGCGGCGCCGGAGCGGGTGCCGGCAGCAGGAGGGGATCACGACGTTGGCGCGGCGGATCCTCGTCGTGGATGA
- a CDS encoding response regulator transcription factor yields the protein MARRILVVDDDPTIREVVADVLRMEGYEVHVLGSGEEVLPKVQALDPALIVLDVMLPGLDGFEITRRLRRSSSVPIILLTVRDGELDKVQGFRLGVDDYVTKPFSPLELLMRVKAVLRRTGGWAGEPEGEAVLRCGDLVIDRAGRRVFRRGQPVALTAGEFNVLWALACHAGRVLTREQLMELAWGPEAVGGPESVTVLVSRIRDKLEDDPAAPRWIETVRGVGYRFKPE from the coding sequence TTGGCGCGGCGGATCCTCGTCGTGGATGACGACCCCACCATCCGGGAGGTCGTGGCGGACGTCCTGCGGATGGAGGGCTACGAGGTTCACGTGCTCGGCAGCGGAGAGGAAGTCCTCCCGAAGGTGCAGGCACTGGACCCGGCGCTCATCGTCCTCGACGTCATGCTGCCCGGCCTCGACGGATTCGAGATCACCCGCCGGCTCCGGCGCTCCTCGTCGGTTCCGATCATCCTCCTGACCGTGCGGGACGGGGAGCTCGATAAGGTTCAGGGCTTCCGGCTGGGTGTTGACGACTACGTCACCAAGCCGTTCAGCCCCCTGGAGCTCCTCATGCGGGTCAAGGCCGTGCTGCGCCGTACCGGGGGATGGGCCGGGGAGCCCGAGGGGGAGGCAGTGCTGCGCTGCGGGGATCTCGTGATCGACCGTGCCGGCCGGCGCGTGTTCCGGAGGGGCCAGCCGGTCGCCCTGACCGCGGGCGAGTTCAACGTTCTCTGGGCCCTGGCCTGCCACGCCGGGCGCGTACTTACCCGCGAGCAGCTCATGGAGCTGGCGTGGGGCCCGGAGGCGGTGGGCGGGCCGGAGAGCGTGACGGTGCTCGTCTCCCGCATCCGGGACAAGCTCGAGGACGACCCCGCCGCGCCCCGCTGGATCGAGACCGTGCGCGGGGTCGGGTACCGCTTCAAGCCGGAGTGA
- a CDS encoding molybdopterin-containing oxidoreductase family protein has translation MADRELPDRGEQPDAGLVSRRQFLVSTAVAAGGLLLSHRWARAALVTLRPVQVDNPLATYPDRSWERLYRDQYRYDAEFTFMCVPNCTHNCRVKAVMRNGVMIRVEPPYTEGTATDLYGTKSHPGWHPRGCLKGYTLPRRIYGPHRVQAPMVRKGWKAWVEAGWPDPDDPANVEKYFRRGWDDWVKVSWDEAFTLVASTLLHIIKKYSGPEGAERLRRQGYDEAMIEAMHGSGAQTVKLRNGMALNGVIRINALTRFANMLALVDGNLGGRQWSSYDWHGDLQPGHPMVTGVKCSDVDLNDLRNARLMIFLGKNMVENKMADAHWWIEIIERGGKVVNISPEYSPASQKADYWIPVRPGSDIALLLGVARILMDEGLVDRDFVKQHTDLPLLVRMDTLKRLNARDIVPGYEPPPLGGYSESVQKIKPELRQKWGDFVVWDQKSGGPRIITRNDVGRHLVRKGIDPALEGSFRVRTVDGREVEVKPLYQLYREHLRDYDLDTVAEITGAPKDLIRQLALDLGTIKPAHLATGEGVNHYFHNDLTGRAAWLVMTLTGNVGRPGANFTHWAGNYRGENHPGLPVWVAEDPFRPNLDPDARPEDVPIRKLYKSEHPAYWNYGDKPLKVGGKIFTGKTHMPTPTKVMWIANSNHLNNAKWAHHMIEVVNKRVEMFIVNDWEWTGSCEHADVVFPVDSWAEMSQPDITSACSNPFLNAWKGGMPRLYDTRQDVEVMAGVAAKMADLTGDPRFRDYWKFVLEGRSEVYIQRVLDASSTTRGYKIDELLKSERDWLMMFRTYPRIFGWEQVHESKPWYTKTGRMELYKDEDEFIEAGENLIVHREPVEATPYLPNVIVGTHEAIRPVNLVSDLNSIDPDERSVRNVKMPWSQVKQTKNPLWEQGFRFYFLTPKSRHRVHSSWAMTDWNVIWDSSFGDPYRADPRTPNAGEAQLHINPEDARELGIEDGDYVWVDANPADRPYVGWKETDPYYKVARLKVRAHYNPSYPRGVTMMKHAIWIASPRTVEANETRPDGLAISPTGYLAHTRTGSHQSCTRGWLQPTHMTDSLVRKAYMGQEIGEGYEPDVHAPNTCPKETLVRITKAEDGGPGGKGKWKPAASGYAPGSESEAMKAYLSGKFVRMS, from the coding sequence ATGGCCGACCGAGAGCTGCCGGACCGGGGAGAGCAGCCCGATGCCGGGCTCGTCTCCCGGCGCCAGTTCCTCGTGAGCACGGCGGTGGCCGCCGGCGGGCTGCTCCTGAGCCACCGCTGGGCCCGGGCCGCGCTGGTCACCTTGCGGCCCGTGCAGGTGGACAATCCGCTGGCCACGTACCCGGACCGGTCGTGGGAACGCCTGTACCGGGACCAGTACCGCTACGATGCGGAGTTCACGTTCATGTGTGTCCCGAACTGTACGCACAACTGCCGGGTCAAGGCCGTCATGCGCAACGGGGTCATGATCCGGGTGGAGCCCCCGTACACCGAGGGGACGGCGACGGACCTCTACGGCACGAAGAGTCACCCGGGCTGGCACCCCCGCGGGTGCCTCAAGGGGTACACGCTGCCCCGGCGCATCTACGGCCCCCACCGCGTGCAGGCGCCAATGGTGCGCAAGGGCTGGAAGGCCTGGGTCGAGGCCGGCTGGCCCGATCCCGACGACCCTGCGAACGTCGAGAAATACTTCCGCCGCGGCTGGGACGATTGGGTCAAGGTCTCCTGGGACGAGGCCTTCACCCTCGTGGCCAGCACGCTCCTGCACATCATCAAGAAGTACAGCGGCCCCGAGGGCGCCGAGCGCCTGCGCAGGCAGGGATACGACGAGGCGATGATCGAGGCCATGCACGGCTCCGGGGCGCAGACCGTCAAGCTCCGGAACGGCATGGCCCTGAACGGCGTCATCCGCATCAACGCCCTGACGCGCTTCGCCAACATGCTGGCCCTGGTCGACGGCAACCTGGGCGGCCGGCAGTGGTCCAGCTACGACTGGCACGGCGACCTGCAGCCAGGCCACCCGATGGTGACCGGCGTCAAGTGCTCCGACGTGGACCTGAACGACCTGCGAAACGCCAGGCTGATGATCTTCCTGGGCAAGAACATGGTCGAGAACAAGATGGCGGACGCCCACTGGTGGATCGAGATCATCGAGCGCGGCGGCAAGGTCGTCAACATCTCGCCGGAGTACAGCCCGGCCTCGCAGAAGGCCGACTACTGGATCCCGGTGCGCCCGGGCAGCGACATCGCCCTGCTCCTGGGCGTCGCCCGCATTCTGATGGACGAGGGCCTGGTCGATAGGGATTTCGTCAAGCAGCACACGGATCTGCCGCTTCTGGTCCGCATGGACACCCTGAAGCGCCTGAACGCCCGGGACATCGTCCCCGGTTACGAGCCCCCGCCCCTCGGCGGGTACAGCGAGTCGGTGCAGAAGATCAAGCCCGAGCTGCGCCAGAAGTGGGGCGACTTCGTGGTCTGGGACCAGAAGTCGGGCGGCCCCCGGATCATCACCCGGAACGACGTGGGCCGGCACCTGGTCCGCAAGGGCATCGACCCCGCCCTGGAGGGCTCCTTCCGGGTACGAACGGTCGACGGCCGGGAGGTGGAGGTGAAGCCGCTCTACCAGCTCTACCGGGAGCACCTCCGTGATTACGACCTCGACACCGTGGCGGAGATCACGGGGGCCCCCAAGGACCTCATCCGCCAGCTTGCCCTGGACCTGGGCACCATCAAGCCCGCGCACCTGGCCACCGGCGAGGGCGTCAACCACTACTTCCACAACGACCTCACCGGCCGGGCCGCCTGGCTGGTCATGACGCTGACGGGCAACGTGGGCAGGCCCGGCGCCAACTTCACCCACTGGGCGGGCAACTACCGGGGCGAGAACCACCCCGGCCTGCCGGTCTGGGTGGCGGAGGATCCGTTCCGACCGAACCTGGATCCCGACGCCCGTCCGGAGGACGTGCCCATCCGCAAGCTCTACAAGTCCGAGCACCCCGCGTACTGGAACTACGGCGACAAGCCCCTCAAGGTCGGGGGCAAGATCTTCACGGGCAAGACCCACATGCCGACCCCGACCAAGGTCATGTGGATCGCCAACTCCAACCACCTGAACAACGCCAAGTGGGCCCACCACATGATCGAGGTCGTGAACAAGCGGGTCGAGATGTTCATCGTCAACGACTGGGAGTGGACCGGCTCCTGCGAGCACGCGGACGTGGTCTTCCCGGTCGACTCGTGGGCGGAGATGAGCCAGCCCGACATCACCTCCGCCTGCTCGAACCCCTTCCTGAACGCCTGGAAGGGCGGCATGCCGCGCCTCTACGACACCCGGCAGGACGTCGAGGTCATGGCCGGCGTAGCGGCCAAGATGGCGGACCTCACCGGCGACCCGCGCTTCCGCGACTACTGGAAGTTCGTCCTGGAGGGCCGGTCGGAGGTCTACATCCAGCGGGTGCTGGATGCCTCCTCCACCACCCGGGGCTACAAGATCGACGAGCTGCTGAAGTCCGAGCGGGACTGGCTGATGATGTTCCGCACCTACCCGCGGATCTTCGGCTGGGAACAGGTGCACGAGTCCAAGCCCTGGTATACCAAGACGGGCCGCATGGAGCTCTACAAGGACGAGGACGAGTTCATCGAGGCCGGCGAGAACCTCATCGTGCACCGGGAGCCCGTGGAGGCCACGCCGTACCTGCCCAACGTGATCGTGGGGACCCACGAGGCCATCCGGCCGGTGAACCTCGTGAGCGACCTGAATTCGATCGATCCGGACGAGCGCAGCGTCCGCAACGTGAAGATGCCGTGGTCCCAGGTCAAGCAGACGAAGAATCCGCTCTGGGAGCAGGGTTTCCGTTTCTACTTCCTGACCCCGAAGTCACGGCACCGGGTGCACTCCTCCTGGGCGATGACCGACTGGAACGTGATCTGGGACTCCAGCTTCGGGGACCCGTACCGCGCCGACCCCCGGACGCCCAACGCCGGCGAGGCGCAGCTCCACATCAACCCCGAGGACGCCCGGGAGCTGGGCATCGAGGACGGCGACTACGTCTGGGTCGACGCCAATCCCGCCGACCGGCCGTACGTCGGCTGGAAGGAGACGGACCCCTACTACAAGGTGGCCCGGCTGAAGGTGCGCGCGCACTACAACCCCTCCTATCCGCGGGGCGTGACGATGATGAAGCACGCCATCTGGATCGCCAGCCCGCGCACGGTCGAGGCCAACGAAACGCGCCCCGACGGCCTGGCCATCTCCCCCACCGGCTACCTGGCGCACACGCGCACCGGCTCGCACCAGAGCTGCACCCGGGGGTGGCTGCAGCCCACCCACATGACCGACAGCCTGGTGCGCAAGGCGTACATGGGCCAGGAGATCGGCGAGGGCTACGAGCCGGACGTCCACGCGCCGAACACTTGCCCCAAGGAGACGCTGGTCCGCATCACCAAGGCGGAGGACGGCGGCCCCGGCGGGAAGGGGAAGTGGAAGCCCGCCGCCTCCGGCTACGCTCCGGGGAGCGAGAGCGAGGCGATGAAGGCGTACCTGAGCGGCAAGTTCGTCCGGATGTCGTAG